The Methanofollis sp. genome window below encodes:
- a CDS encoding formate/nitrite transporter family protein, with the protein MVFHPPVAIVAKAGDAGKYKVSLPAWNMILRGFMSGAYIAMGAGLATVCATGVAPFLGAGIAKLVLGAVFPVGLIITVMTGAELFTGDAMFAPMAAFIHKVSWASVLNLWLWVYIGNLIGSLVYAYIMAYGPLTSWSAAGVGAANAFGVNAVAIAAGKTSYLGAAALWSCFLKAIGCNWLVNLAILLGICADDAIGKIVGIWFPIMAFVSTGFEHCVANMYFIPAGILTMPYLSAEQAAGIAGLSNLGWVTMWTNNIIVVTLGNIVGGLLFVGVIYWVAFRKEIAALK; encoded by the coding sequence ATGGTGTTCCATCCTCCAGTAGCAATCGTCGCAAAGGCTGGCGATGCAGGGAAGTACAAGGTTTCCCTGCCCGCATGGAACATGATCCTGAGAGGGTTCATGTCCGGTGCGTACATCGCCATGGGTGCCGGACTGGCAACAGTCTGCGCCACCGGCGTCGCACCGTTCCTCGGTGCGGGTATAGCCAAGCTTGTCCTGGGCGCCGTCTTCCCTGTCGGCCTCATCATCACCGTCATGACCGGCGCAGAACTCTTCACCGGTGACGCGATGTTCGCCCCGATGGCGGCATTCATCCACAAGGTCTCCTGGGCAAGCGTGCTCAATCTCTGGCTCTGGGTCTACATCGGCAACCTCATCGGTTCCCTTGTCTACGCCTACATCATGGCCTACGGCCCCCTGACCTCCTGGTCGGCCGCCGGCGTCGGTGCCGCAAACGCCTTCGGCGTCAATGCAGTCGCTATCGCCGCAGGCAAGACCTCTTATCTTGGCGCAGCAGCCCTCTGGTCCTGCTTCCTCAAGGCCATCGGTTGTAACTGGCTCGTCAACCTCGCCATCCTCCTCGGCATCTGCGCCGACGACGCGATCGGCAAGATTGTCGGTATCTGGTTCCCGATCATGGCCTTCGTTTCCACCGGCTTCGAGCACTGTGTCGCGAACATGTACTTCATCCCCGCAGGCATCCTGACAATGCCGTACCTCTCCGCTGAACAGGCGGCAGGTATCGCTGGCCTCAGCAACCTCGGCTGGGTAACCATGTGGACGAACAACATCATCGTCGTCACCCTCGGCAACATCGTCGGTGGCCTGCTCTTCGTCGGTGTTATCTACTGGGTCGCCTTCCGCAAGGAAATCGCCGCACTCAAGTAA
- a CDS encoding DNA double-strand break repair nuclease NurA yields the protein MIPLDEGDLAGIIGYLGQIRPADMASRFARAGGFDLSSFSSCGTGFGGSVAAVDGSNAMVLETGSFSVVLVRAVETTFLAGRRDHAGETSLRAFRIGPEEKNTAYETLYQECFEDTPREPLDNENLSRAAAAFRDTLEYWTALRLAETLDRGDVLLLDGALRVDHESHRPVLKMILDTARSRGVLVAAVTKMASSTWGGGIPLVPAAEALARDLGVAGAWHLAVPPSVLDAVRYRQWDFSATYVASLHPRSPRAFKVDLPAGTPPAAVRATFAALASYADDGRVTGYPFPLFDAHRFAAIGKDQVDMVRQALIRRMSETGMTNADFRAYFGDYHDTFASYR from the coding sequence GTGATCCCCCTCGACGAGGGCGACCTCGCCGGCATCATCGGCTATCTCGGGCAGATCCGCCCGGCAGACATGGCCTCGCGCTTTGCCCGCGCCGGCGGCTTTGACCTCTCCTCCTTCTCCTCCTGCGGCACGGGCTTTGGGGGCTCTGTCGCTGCGGTGGACGGGAGCAATGCCATGGTCCTTGAGACCGGGAGTTTCTCCGTCGTGCTCGTCCGTGCCGTCGAGACGACGTTCCTTGCCGGCCGGCGGGACCATGCCGGGGAGACGTCCCTCCGGGCCTTTCGGATCGGGCCGGAAGAAAAGAACACGGCCTATGAAACCCTCTACCAGGAGTGCTTCGAGGACACGCCCAGGGAACCCCTAGACAACGAGAACCTCTCCCGCGCCGCGGCCGCGTTCAGGGACACCCTCGAGTACTGGACGGCCCTCCGCCTCGCCGAGACCCTCGACCGGGGCGACGTCCTCCTCCTCGACGGCGCCCTGCGTGTCGATCACGAGAGCCACCGCCCTGTCCTCAAAATGATCCTCGACACAGCCCGGTCCCGCGGCGTCCTCGTCGCCGCGGTGACCAAGATGGCGTCGTCCACCTGGGGCGGCGGCATCCCCCTCGTCCCCGCGGCCGAGGCCCTTGCCCGCGACCTCGGGGTGGCAGGGGCATGGCACCTCGCCGTCCCGCCGTCTGTCCTGGACGCGGTGAGGTACCGCCAGTGGGACTTCAGCGCGACCTATGTCGCCTCCCTCCACCCCAGATCTCCCCGCGCCTTCAAGGTCGACCTCCCGGCAGGGACGCCGCCGGCGGCCGTCAGGGCCACCTTTGCCGCCCTCGCCTCCTATGCGGACGATGGAAGGGTCACCGGCTACCCCTTCCCCCTCTTCGACGCCCACCGTTTCGCGGCGATCGGGAAGGACCAGGTGGATATGGTCCGGCAGGCCCTCATCCGCCGCATGAGCGAGACGGGCATGACAAACGCGGATTTCCGCGCCTATTTCGGTGACTACCATGACACATTTGCATCCTATCGATAA
- a CDS encoding ATP-binding protein → MTHLHPIDNADPAKFRLIGEKVLSYRFIVPHDSRIFVGDLLKIRDETKGLTFFAKVTEICHDCNFADPKWDTRPHTAHFYELGEDVFLGVEAVPLGYLDGDGRFRKPNTLPSKFSEVVANPTADDFAFLKEEMGEIEVGLLKTGQGVVEGVPVALHAEVMAQHMGVFATTGMGKSNFMKVFSASCMKAKQFGMLIVDPHGEYATGGRSSTGDATKGLIHVTAALDGLSVFTIDAEKMKTYHLNRLWLEYDDIRASDLNILFDHSEPQHDALEILEDEKGSDLIAFFRETEFADFDKKEYVGDFGWIADKLRTSHPGPLNVLKRHFDILTRVNGRFFRERGSSIPEIMRALDENRVVLIDIPGMGERSELFVLSVITRQIMERHREWGVGRDEKPPQVLIAIEEAQRVLGAGGRRTQVFREAAMEGRKFGVGLCVVTQQPKNIDPRVLAQLNTFVVMGLGDRGDRDTIASSAKQDLSKMDTEIQTLDAGEAVISTLKIPFPVSTRIHLFDDYLKECNKSVRPSPGEGLKRGFS, encoded by the coding sequence ATGACACATTTGCATCCTATCGATAATGCCGACCCGGCCAAGTTCAGGCTCATCGGCGAGAAGGTCCTCTCGTACAGGTTCATCGTCCCCCATGACAGCAGGATCTTCGTCGGCGACCTCCTGAAGATCCGGGACGAGACGAAGGGCCTCACCTTCTTTGCGAAGGTGACCGAGATCTGCCACGACTGCAACTTCGCCGACCCGAAATGGGACACCCGCCCCCACACCGCGCACTTCTACGAACTGGGCGAGGACGTCTTCCTGGGCGTTGAGGCGGTGCCCCTCGGCTACCTCGACGGCGACGGCCGGTTCAGGAAACCGAACACCCTCCCCTCGAAGTTCTCCGAGGTCGTCGCCAACCCGACGGCCGACGACTTCGCCTTCCTGAAGGAGGAGATGGGCGAGATCGAGGTCGGCCTCCTGAAGACGGGCCAGGGCGTCGTCGAGGGGGTGCCGGTCGCCCTCCATGCAGAGGTGATGGCCCAGCACATGGGGGTCTTTGCGACCACAGGCATGGGCAAGAGCAACTTCATGAAGGTCTTCTCCGCCTCCTGCATGAAGGCGAAGCAATTCGGCATGCTCATCGTCGACCCGCACGGCGAGTACGCCACAGGCGGCCGCTCGTCCACAGGCGATGCGACAAAGGGCCTCATCCACGTCACCGCGGCCCTGGACGGACTGTCCGTCTTCACGATCGATGCCGAGAAGATGAAGACGTACCACCTCAACCGCCTCTGGCTCGAGTACGACGACATCAGGGCCTCCGACCTGAACATCCTCTTCGACCACTCGGAACCGCAGCACGACGCCCTCGAAATCCTTGAGGACGAGAAGGGGTCAGACCTCATCGCCTTTTTCCGGGAGACCGAGTTCGCCGATTTCGACAAGAAAGAGTACGTCGGGGACTTCGGGTGGATCGCGGACAAACTCCGGACCTCCCATCCCGGTCCCCTGAATGTCCTCAAGCGCCACTTTGATATCCTGACACGGGTGAACGGCCGGTTCTTCCGCGAAAGGGGTTCGTCCATCCCGGAGATCATGCGGGCCCTCGACGAGAACAGGGTCGTCCTCATCGACATCCCCGGCATGGGCGAGAGGAGCGAACTCTTCGTCCTCTCGGTGATCACCCGGCAGATCATGGAACGCCACAGGGAGTGGGGCGTCGGTCGGGATGAGAAGCCGCCGCAGGTCCTGATCGCGATCGAGGAGGCGCAGCGCGTCCTCGGCGCGGGCGGACGGCGGACCCAGGTCTTCAGGGAGGCTGCGATGGAGGGGCGCAAGTTCGGCGTCGGCCTCTGCGTCGTCACCCAGCAGCCGAAGAACATCGACCCCCGCGTCCTCGCCCAGTTGAACACCTTCGTGGTGATGGGGCTTGGCGACCGGGGCGACCGCGACACCATCGCAAGCAGCGCAAAACAGGACCTTTCAAAGATGGACACCGAGATCCAGACCCTCGACGCCGGCGAAGCGGTGATCTCTACCCTGAAGATCCCCTTCCCGGTGAGCACCAGGATCCATCTCTTCGACGATTATCTCAAGGAATGCAACAAAAGTGTACGCCCGTCTCCCGGGGAAGGACTGAAACGGGGCTTTTCCTGA
- a CDS encoding nucleotide-binding protein, with amino-acid sequence MEIKNVNVRISAVSLAVFAFFTILVVFAVALTGDLSILIWGIPTLVLLLIIPGVLNYMSQSQYAGLVPVYEKEAKDVRARAITMAMIGKPVRLRGTVKTVKFRYLNRPHYIVEDTSGEMTVKMFTTPQEDVQEGDRVEILGLVIKRYVVSGDAVVNCVSIRRIKKEEQ; translated from the coding sequence ATGGAAATAAAGAATGTCAATGTGCGAATATCGGCCGTTTCCCTGGCCGTATTCGCATTTTTTACCATTCTGGTCGTTTTTGCAGTCGCTCTTACAGGAGACCTCTCGATCCTCATCTGGGGAATTCCGACTCTCGTCCTCCTCCTCATCATCCCGGGCGTGCTCAATTACATGAGTCAGAGCCAGTACGCAGGCCTGGTCCCGGTCTATGAGAAGGAGGCAAAGGACGTCAGGGCCAGGGCAATCACCATGGCCATGATCGGAAAGCCCGTCAGGCTTCGCGGCACCGTCAAAACGGTGAAGTTCCGCTACCTCAACAGGCCGCACTACATCGTCGAGGACACCAGCGGCGAGATGACGGTGAAGATGTTCACCACGCCGCAGGAAGACGTGCAGGAAGGGGACAGGGTCGAGATCCTGGGCCTTGTGATCAAGCGCTACGTGGTATCGGGCGATGCCGTGGTCAACTGCGTCTCGATCAGGCGGATCAAAAAAGAAGAACAGTAA